A genomic stretch from Lathyrus oleraceus cultivar Zhongwan6 chromosome 2, CAAS_Psat_ZW6_1.0, whole genome shotgun sequence includes:
- the LOC127120742 gene encoding uncharacterized protein LOC127120742 isoform X1, with amino-acid sequence MKQVKPLQLFHKLVKTTQNERGRLMGLDVGDKYVGLALSDFDNKIASPFSVLVRKKTNVKLMASDFKSLISKYSLKGFVIGLPFDRHLVSSDAVQMKVFIDNLRRTNMLEDVEYTFWNECFTSKNVELLLKPLNLKHPVHSKTMLDKFAAVGILQGYLDYVNRKAKAITPESTST; translated from the exons ATGAAGCAAGTGAAGCCCTTGCAGTTGTTTCATAAACTGGTGAAAACAACACAGAATGAACGGGGAAGGTTGATGGGTTTAGATGTTGGTGATAAATATGTTGGTCTTGCTCTTTCTGACTTTGATAACAAAATTGCTTCACCTTTCAG TGTTCTCGTCAGGAAGAAGACAAATGTTAAATTAATGGCTTCTGATTTTAAGAGTCTG ATCTCTAAATATTCCTTGAAAGGCTTTGTTATTGGCCTCCCTTTTGACAGACATCTGGTGTCTTCTGAT GCTGTGCAAATGAAGGTCTTCATTGATAACCTCCGTAGAACAAACATGCTTGAAGATGTAGAATATACATTCTGGAATGAGTGTTTCACGTCAAAG AATGTAGAGTTGTTGTTAAAGCCTTTGAACTTGAAACATCCAGTGCATTCCAAAACTATGCTAGACAAGTTTGCTGCTGTAGGAATACTTCAA GGGTACCTGGACTATGTCAACAGAAAAGCAAAGGCTATAACACCAGA GTCAACAAGCACCTAA
- the LOC127120742 gene encoding uncharacterized protein LOC127120742 isoform X2, with the protein MKQVKPLQLFHKLVKTTQNERGRLMGLDVGDKYVGLALSDFDNKIASPFSVLVRKKTNVKLMASDFKSLISKYSLKGFVIGLPFDRHLVSSDAVQMKVFIDNLRRTNMLEDVEYTFWNECFTSKNVELLLKPLNLKHPVHSKTMLDKFAAVGILQGYLDYVNRKAKAITPE; encoded by the exons ATGAAGCAAGTGAAGCCCTTGCAGTTGTTTCATAAACTGGTGAAAACAACACAGAATGAACGGGGAAGGTTGATGGGTTTAGATGTTGGTGATAAATATGTTGGTCTTGCTCTTTCTGACTTTGATAACAAAATTGCTTCACCTTTCAG TGTTCTCGTCAGGAAGAAGACAAATGTTAAATTAATGGCTTCTGATTTTAAGAGTCTG ATCTCTAAATATTCCTTGAAAGGCTTTGTTATTGGCCTCCCTTTTGACAGACATCTGGTGTCTTCTGAT GCTGTGCAAATGAAGGTCTTCATTGATAACCTCCGTAGAACAAACATGCTTGAAGATGTAGAATATACATTCTGGAATGAGTGTTTCACGTCAAAG AATGTAGAGTTGTTGTTAAAGCCTTTGAACTTGAAACATCCAGTGCATTCCAAAACTATGCTAGACAAGTTTGCTGCTGTAGGAATACTTCAA GGGTACCTGGACTATGTCAACAGAAAAGCAAAGGCTATAACACCAGAGTAA